From the genome of Segatella hominis, one region includes:
- a CDS encoding ATP-binding cassette domain-containing protein encodes METIQFQSVLPQVFAQRTDLDSEIWQQDVSFEKGHLYLVEADSGKGKSTFCSYVLGYRHDYSGSVMFDKDVTAHYQVKDWVEVRKRHISHLFQELRLFPELTAMENVEIKNKITGFQKKGTILEWFDRLGIADKVDAKIGRMSFGQQQRVAMIRALCQPFDFILADEPISHLDDTNSRIMGDIMMEEAGRQGAGVIVTSIGKHMDLAYEKIVRL; translated from the coding sequence GTGGAAACAATTCAGTTTCAATCTGTTCTCCCTCAGGTCTTTGCGCAGCGCACTGATCTTGATTCGGAGATCTGGCAGCAGGATGTCTCTTTTGAGAAAGGGCATCTTTATCTTGTTGAGGCAGACAGCGGAAAGGGTAAAAGTACTTTCTGCAGTTATGTTTTGGGTTATCGTCACGACTATAGCGGAAGCGTGATGTTTGACAAGGATGTGACCGCTCATTATCAGGTGAAAGATTGGGTGGAGGTGAGAAAGCGCCATATCAGTCATCTCTTTCAGGAACTTCGTCTTTTCCCTGAACTCACGGCGATGGAGAATGTCGAAATCAAGAATAAAATCACAGGGTTTCAGAAGAAAGGTACCATCCTGGAATGGTTTGACAGATTGGGCATTGCGGATAAGGTGGATGCCAAGATAGGGCGTATGTCCTTCGGTCAGCAGCAGCGTGTGGCTATGATCCGTGCCCTCTGCCAGCCTTTCGATTTTATCTTGGCCGACGAGCCTATCAGTCATCTGGATGATACCAACTCTCGCATCATGGGAGACATCATGATGGAAGAAGCGGGGAGACAGGGCGCTGGGGTCATCGTCACCAGTATCGGTAAGCACATGGATCTTGCCTATGAAAAGATTGTAAGATTATAG
- a CDS encoding serine hydrolase domain-containing protein yields the protein MKRRRLKTKRIAALLLILFAIITFCLRGCVSKCTSTETEKKDSVTSIHLNKVLNNKMSDGKEYKEFDSLVTRYLKRWEIHGAQLVISRNDSLLYARGFGYADKEKGILMEPNMVMRFASVSKLITAAGIMKLVEMKKVRMSDKVFGPKGILNDTTYNNSIKDDRYYDITVEQLLRHNAGFTNGAGDPMFSTRYIIMQNHLTTPPDHKTLLKILLKRRLGYTPGEGRCYSNLGYMILSEIIAKKSGMKYADFMQKYILHPAGCYDMHIAGTYYEDRRPNEVKYYMHQGSENVYEYNNSGRMVPRCYGENDVPRLEGAGAWCGSAAELSRLIACIDGMPHIKDILSKKSIEFMTREQPDHNFSIGWNFTAKGRPWIRTGSLSGTSALILKYPDGQCWILITNTSTWKGHGFSNDSMTFFEKLRQKYMADMPKKDLFTHLKK from the coding sequence ATGAAAAGAAGAAGACTGAAGACAAAAAGAATAGCAGCACTCCTGCTCATCCTGTTCGCCATCATCACTTTCTGCCTGCGAGGATGCGTCAGCAAGTGTACAAGTACAGAAACGGAGAAAAAGGATTCTGTGACAAGCATACATCTGAACAAGGTATTAAACAATAAGATGTCAGACGGAAAGGAATACAAGGAGTTTGACTCTCTTGTGACGCGCTATCTGAAAAGATGGGAAATCCATGGAGCACAGCTCGTCATTTCCCGCAACGATTCCCTCCTCTATGCCCGCGGATTTGGTTATGCGGATAAAGAAAAAGGTATCCTGATGGAACCCAATATGGTAATGAGATTCGCCTCTGTTTCTAAACTCATCACTGCCGCAGGCATCATGAAACTTGTGGAGATGAAGAAAGTCAGGATGAGCGACAAAGTATTTGGCCCGAAAGGTATTCTCAATGATACGACCTACAACAACAGCATCAAGGACGACAGATACTACGATATAACCGTAGAACAGTTGCTCAGACACAATGCAGGTTTTACCAACGGAGCAGGCGACCCGATGTTCTCTACAAGATACATTATCATGCAAAATCACCTCACTACTCCCCCCGACCACAAGACACTGCTGAAGATTCTGCTGAAAAGACGTCTCGGCTATACTCCAGGTGAAGGAAGATGCTACTCCAATTTGGGCTATATGATCCTGTCAGAAATCATCGCCAAAAAATCAGGAATGAAATATGCCGACTTCATGCAGAAATACATTTTGCATCCGGCAGGCTGCTATGATATGCACATTGCAGGCACTTACTACGAAGATCGCCGTCCAAACGAAGTGAAATATTACATGCATCAGGGTTCTGAAAATGTATATGAATACAACAATAGCGGCAGAATGGTACCTCGCTGTTATGGAGAGAACGATGTTCCAAGACTCGAAGGAGCGGGAGCCTGGTGCGGTTCGGCAGCAGAATTGTCAAGACTCATCGCCTGCATCGACGGAATGCCACATATCAAGGACATTCTCAGTAAGAAAAGCATAGAATTCATGACCCGCGAACAGCCTGATCATAATTTCTCTATCGGTTGGAATTTCACTGCCAAGGGAAGACCTTGGATTAGAACAGGTTCGCTTTCTGGAACATCCGCACTCATCCTGAAATATCCTGATGGACAATGCTGGATTCTGATTACCAACACCTCCACCTGGAAGGGACATGGTTTCTCCAATGACTCCATGACATTCTTCGAAAAACTGAGACAGAAATACATGGCAGATATGCCAAAGAAAGACCTGTTTACGCATTTGAAGAAATAA